TGTCTAAACTGAATTGAGGCATAGCTTAACAAGCTTGATTGGCTGTCGCTATCGCAAAAAATACCGTTTTTTGGGATTGTTCAGATGCCAGACAACTTAAGGAATGTCGATATATTCAAATGCTAAACCCTTATCTTTTAAAATTTTTTATTATTAACATTGCATCATATGCTTTAATCCAATCAATTTTTCGTGATTAAAATACGCATAAATTAACTCATCTTGATTCCATTTTCGAATGCTATAACTCGACGTATACGGATATTGATGGTGGCTCAATCCATCCATTAAATGTCCCTTTTCAGAATGAGCAAACACTTCAGCCTTTAGTTTTTTAATATGATTGGTGCGGGTGTTTTTATCCAAGACCATCGAGTCAAAAAGCACTTTAAAGTTTTGTGTTCTACTTACAAAAATAATTTGATCAATCGCATATTGGTTTTGATATTGACGATAGTTTATGCCCTCTAGGCTCAGGGCTTGCTCTTCATCATCGATGATCCCGACACAAAAATCGATTGGATTCGAAATGGCTTTGCTGTTTGAATATTGTGTGGTTTTGCGAAACTGGTTTGTACTCAGCACTTTTCCCAACAATACAGTCTGAGACGCCTCACCTTCTGCTCGAGCTACATAATCATGAGAAGAAAGTTGTGAGATTTTTTCAGAAACTTGTGCAAAAACGGGATCATTCAGGCTCATATTTAGCCCCATGCATGTCAACAACCACAAACCCAATGTTAAAATTTTATTCATTTTTATACTCATTTTTTAGGCAGCGCTATTTAATCTTATTTTTTTCATTAACTTAAAGGGTCCGCTTTGTTCCTTGCTTTAGTTACTCTTTTTCATTATTTACCGCACTTCTTCTCACTTTTTTACAGCTTAGATTCTCAAACGAAGTGCAACAGAGATTAATTTTAGGTAGGAAGTAAAATGAGATAGCATTCTGCTTCCAGACCGACCAAAGTCAAAGTTGCATCATGAACTATACTCATCTTACCCAAGAAGAAAGATATCAGATTTATACATTACTACGCGAAGGTTTTTCTACGCGTCATATTGCCCTCAGATTGGCTCGTGCTCCCTCTACAATTTGTAGAGAGATCAAACGTAATCGTAATAGAAATGGCTACTTTGCTAAACATGCTCATAAACTGGCTAAAAGACGCCATATCTCGAATCATAGAACTGTAAGTTCCTCCCTATTGCAACAGATCGAAAGCTATCTTGCTTTGCAATGGAGTCCCGAACAAATCGCTTCTCACGTAGCTATCAGTATGCATTCAATCTATCGATATATTCAGCAAGATAAACTCAAAGGAGGCAGTCTTTATCTTCATTTACGTTTTAGAAATCAACGAAAAAGAAAGTATGGACAACCAGAAACTCGTGGGATGCTCAGTAACCGTAAAAGCATTCACGATAGGCCACACATCATTGAGAAGCGATCACGTTTTGGTGATTTAGAAATAGATACGATTGTGGGCAAAAATCAGCAGCAGTCTTTAGTTTCAATTGTAGATAGGAAAACAGGCTATCTTTGGTTAAAGAAATGTAGCACTCGCAAGAGTCAGGCGGTTTGTGAAGCCACTGTTGACTTGCTGGCTCCAATCAAAGAGAAGTTAAAGACGATTACTGCTGATAATGGCAAGGAATTTAGCCTACATGAACAAATCGCGAATGAACTGGAAATAGAATTCTACTTTGCAGATCCTTACAGTGCATGGCAGAGAGGCACAAATGAGAATACGAATGGTCTGATCAGGCAATACATCAGAAAAGGAAGTGATCTAAATAACTACACGGATGAATATATTTCAGAGATTACTAAGCGTTTGAATCATCGCCCAAGAAAAAGACTCGGATTTAAAAGTCCGAGTCAGGTATTACTCCAAGAACATGGTGTTGCACTTCAAGTGCTAATCTAAGCAGACAAAAAAAAGGGAGCTAAGGCCCCCATTTTTTCTACTAAGCTTGACGCTTAATACAACCGTATATTATTCAGCAGATGCTTTAGCGAATAATTGACGACCACGGTAAATACCATCTTTAGTCACGTGGTGACGACGATGGATTTCACCTGTAGTTTGGTCTACAGTTAATGCATTCTCGGTTAAAGCGTCATGTGAACGGCGCATGTCACGGCGAGAGCGACTTTTACGGTTTTGCTGAACGGCCATGATGGCTCCTTACAAAGATCGAAAAAATGGATCAGAACAAATTCAGTTGTCTTATACTAAACAGTATAACACAAAAATTAGTTAAGTTTACCCTTCAAACCTGCCAAAACATCAAACGGATTATCCCGTTTTTCTTCGGCAAGCTCTTCTGCGGTAGGCTGATGCTTATGCACACAAGCGTCATGCTTAGGTGACAAAGGCATCAACAATAACAACTCATCCTCTATCAGTGCGAGCAAATCAGCGGTTGCAGGTGCATTAAATGCTCCTTTAGTCGTTGCTTCACTCTCACCTAAAACGATGAAATCAGCATCCTCATCCAAGCGCTCTATCAGTGACTCATCATCGACCAAGGCTAAATGAAAATCTAAAACGAGAGGAATTTCAACAGTATCCAAACAACGTTGGCATTCCATTGGTACTTTCGTTTCGACGCTGCCATCTAACCAAACGATACGATGATACGCATCCATTGATAGCTTACAGTCTATGTTGATCAATTGATTATCAATTGATCCAACAGCTTCACGGGAAATTCGAACAAAACGTGACAACGGCAGGGTTCCTGCCCATGTAAAGCCTTGCTCTGCCCATTTAAACGGCTCAATCTGTGCCGGAAAGGTATTTGCTGACATAATTAAGGCGGCAATTCTACAAATTCATAAGTACTCTGTCAAAGATTAAGATACAATTTTGCACTTATTCAGACAGATCATTTGGGTAATACAAGTCATGCATCAGTTGCAGCCGCAACCTGAAGTCACCACTTCATTACAGTTAAACTATCTTTCGACTTCCAATTCAGTAGATTACTTAGACCGCGTGCAACTCGCACCTTGGGTAATTTCTCAAACTGAAGCTCAACAGGTAGATTGGCTTATCTTACACTTTAATCATTGGTTTTCCCACCTAAATGTGACTTTGCTAAAAGGTGATTTTGAGCCAGAATATTTCCCTGCAACATCAAATACTTCTGCAAAAATTCAGTTTGCACATGGTTTTTTCAACAGCGCTCTACATGAAATTAGCCATTGGACCATTGCCGGTGACAAACGCCGACGACTTCCTGATTTAGGCTATTGGTATGCACCCGATGGTCGTACAGCCGAACAGCAGGCACTGTTTGAACAGGTCGA
This genomic window from Acinetobacter sp. TGL-Y2 contains:
- the rpmF gene encoding 50S ribosomal protein L32, yielding MAVQQNRKSRSRRDMRRSHDALTENALTVDQTTGEIHRRHHVTKDGIYRGRQLFAKASAE
- a CDS encoding YceD family protein; this encodes MSANTFPAQIEPFKWAEQGFTWAGTLPLSRFVRISREAVGSIDNQLINIDCKLSMDAYHRIVWLDGSVETKVPMECQRCLDTVEIPLVLDFHLALVDDESLIERLDEDADFIVLGESEATTKGAFNAPATADLLALIEDELLLLMPLSPKHDACVHKHQPTAEELAEEKRDNPFDVLAGLKGKLN
- a CDS encoding elongation factor P hydroxylase yields the protein MHQLQPQPEVTTSLQLNYLSTSNSVDYLDRVQLAPWVISQTEAQQVDWLILHFNHWFSHLNVTLLKGDFEPEYFPATSNTSAKIQFAHGFFNSALHEISHWTIAGDKRRRLPDLGYWYAPDGRTAEQQALFEQVEIKPQAIEWLFATAFGRKFRISLDNLNGEGGDGSGFKDQVFAQVQRYFKGETKLPRDAKYFIDCICMCCRGGKTLQSDEFHREMLD
- a CDS encoding IS30 family transposase, whose product is MNYTHLTQEERYQIYTLLREGFSTRHIALRLARAPSTICREIKRNRNRNGYFAKHAHKLAKRRHISNHRTVSSSLLQQIESYLALQWSPEQIASHVAISMHSIYRYIQQDKLKGGSLYLHLRFRNQRKRKYGQPETRGMLSNRKSIHDRPHIIEKRSRFGDLEIDTIVGKNQQQSLVSIVDRKTGYLWLKKCSTRKSQAVCEATVDLLAPIKEKLKTITADNGKEFSLHEQIANELEIEFYFADPYSAWQRGTNENTNGLIRQYIRKGSDLNNYTDEYISEITKRLNHRPRKRLGFKSPSQVLLQEHGVALQVLI